Proteins co-encoded in one Candidatus Nanopelagicales bacterium genomic window:
- a CDS encoding EAL domain-containing protein translates to MRTDSSAVAPDLSAWASPEFRRVTEWAVAAAVVMAAVTTLLDFFGRLGIMDATAIPRALAAFTMLIAGTTVVACIAERRSRELSRRRWALVLLGVGLGLIYLGQFVTYLIALNRTGYFEGWIEGIPLLLGAPFVAVGSVVLCWPPRMTAKDALTVIADSVLAGLALAFVWVALVVPSHTRSGSELDSTFAAFDVWAQYGAVLTFVVVAAANRKPGALPIRQLVLLQSGVLVYLTADIVGDSLQHADRESSVTWSLVFYAAAVALLRAFTVRPVLEPESPRAAKLRDLWSHGIPFLPLLLASAVALGVRLFIAPLTVEAVAFFTGTVVVGAIFLLIWRIDMARERRQVIDERLAANLQAAARSNWFSALVGDSQDLVTVVDRDCRIVFQTPSVLPMLGYEPTDLVGTQFADLAPRGNESEIGQWLLRSAHSSDDRGPHELVLRGSDGVEHETETMVTPLEGEGAEGFVLTTRDVTDRRQLRAALAESAQRDPLTGLPNREAFLSRLSQELVVARSGTVAVAMVDITSFRDFNDSRGHAIGDEVLQAVAAALARLPDSARVVARTGADEFGVIVVSDPLEFAIGELERELHETLDVLLTSDGRVARVGFDMGYAVVDDRHTSATDLLEQTDLAMAAARKARTGGVVRFESTMRSALIERLRAEADLREALDADRLVVHYQPIVALTDGKVLSVEALARLRSADGSLMSPDRFIPLAEDLGLIRQIGQMVLRRSLTDVQRLSEVLGRPISVAVNLSADQLDDSLTGVVAEALAVAGVPPSQLTLELTESILASRESEPAALLQSLRDLGCMLALDDFGTGYSSMAYLAELPVDYLKIDRSFVGAMGSSRNSLILVRTLLQMTHSLGLVAIAEGVETMEQADLLRGMQCDRAQGYLFSRPLALEDLLLALRVTSGVLPLSSSQ, encoded by the coding sequence ATGAGAACAGACTCATCGGCCGTCGCACCGGACCTCTCTGCTTGGGCTTCTCCTGAGTTCCGACGGGTCACGGAATGGGCTGTTGCCGCAGCTGTGGTCATGGCCGCTGTCACCACGCTCCTCGATTTCTTCGGCCGCCTGGGCATCATGGACGCCACTGCCATCCCGCGCGCTCTGGCTGCCTTCACCATGCTGATCGCGGGGACAACCGTCGTCGCGTGCATCGCCGAACGACGATCCCGAGAACTGTCACGTCGACGCTGGGCCCTGGTGCTCTTGGGTGTCGGACTGGGCTTGATCTACCTGGGTCAGTTCGTCACCTACCTGATTGCCCTCAATCGAACCGGCTACTTCGAGGGTTGGATCGAAGGAATCCCCCTGCTTCTGGGCGCTCCGTTCGTGGCCGTCGGAAGCGTGGTGCTGTGCTGGCCACCCCGTATGACGGCCAAAGATGCTCTCACCGTGATCGCCGACAGTGTGCTCGCGGGCCTCGCACTGGCGTTCGTCTGGGTCGCACTCGTTGTTCCCAGTCACACGCGGTCCGGAAGCGAGTTGGACAGTACATTCGCGGCGTTCGATGTCTGGGCGCAGTACGGGGCAGTGTTGACGTTCGTCGTGGTCGCGGCCGCGAATCGCAAGCCCGGAGCGCTGCCCATCAGGCAGTTGGTACTCCTCCAGAGTGGGGTGTTGGTCTACTTGACCGCCGACATCGTGGGCGACAGCCTCCAGCACGCAGATCGGGAGTCGAGCGTCACCTGGTCGCTGGTCTTCTATGCCGCTGCCGTTGCCCTGCTGCGAGCCTTCACCGTGCGTCCGGTCCTGGAGCCGGAGTCTCCACGTGCCGCCAAACTGCGTGACCTCTGGTCACACGGGATCCCCTTCCTTCCTCTACTCCTTGCCAGCGCAGTGGCCCTTGGGGTGCGACTGTTCATCGCGCCACTAACGGTGGAGGCGGTTGCCTTCTTCACGGGAACAGTGGTGGTGGGAGCGATCTTCCTGTTGATCTGGCGAATCGACATGGCTCGGGAGCGGCGTCAAGTCATCGATGAAAGGCTGGCGGCTAACTTGCAGGCAGCTGCCCGCTCGAACTGGTTCAGTGCTCTGGTCGGGGATTCCCAGGACCTCGTCACGGTAGTTGATCGAGACTGCCGCATCGTCTTTCAGACGCCCTCGGTGCTTCCCATGCTGGGGTACGAGCCCACGGATCTGGTCGGGACACAATTCGCCGACCTGGCTCCGCGGGGGAACGAGAGCGAGATCGGCCAATGGCTTCTGCGCTCTGCACATTCCTCTGATGATCGCGGACCGCATGAGTTGGTCCTCCGGGGCAGCGATGGTGTGGAGCACGAGACCGAGACCATGGTCACGCCATTGGAGGGTGAAGGTGCGGAGGGTTTCGTTCTGACCACGAGAGACGTGACCGACCGCCGCCAACTTCGCGCGGCATTGGCCGAGTCCGCGCAACGGGATCCGTTGACTGGCCTGCCGAATCGTGAGGCCTTCCTGAGCAGGCTGTCCCAGGAACTGGTGGTTGCGCGTTCCGGAACAGTAGCCGTGGCCATGGTGGACATCACATCCTTCCGTGACTTCAACGACAGCCGCGGCCACGCTATCGGCGATGAGGTCCTCCAGGCAGTCGCTGCGGCGCTGGCCCGGCTGCCGGACTCAGCCCGCGTGGTGGCGCGTACTGGTGCCGACGAGTTCGGGGTGATTGTGGTGTCCGATCCCCTGGAGTTCGCCATCGGTGAGTTGGAGCGTGAACTGCACGAGACCCTGGATGTGCTGCTGACCAGCGACGGTCGAGTCGCCCGGGTCGGCTTCGACATGGGCTATGCGGTCGTCGACGATCGCCATACATCAGCGACTGACTTGCTGGAGCAGACCGACTTGGCGATGGCTGCCGCCCGAAAGGCGCGGACCGGCGGGGTGGTCCGATTCGAATCCACGATGCGCTCGGCGCTGATTGAACGGCTCAGGGCAGAGGCGGATCTGCGCGAGGCGTTGGACGCCGATCGACTGGTGGTTCACTACCAGCCCATCGTGGCGTTGACAGACGGCAAGGTTCTGTCTGTGGAGGCCCTGGCTCGCCTACGCTCTGCGGACGGCTCCTTGATGTCTCCCGATCGGTTCATTCCGCTCGCCGAGGACCTCGGGCTCATCCGCCAGATCGGCCAGATGGTCCTGCGCAGATCATTGACGGATGTCCAACGTCTGTCAGAAGTCCTGGGGCGTCCCATCTCGGTGGCGGTCAATCTGTCCGCGGATCAGTTGGATGACAGCCTGACCGGCGTCGTCGCGGAGGCGTTGGCCGTCGCCGGAGTCCCACCATCGCAACTCACTCTCGAACTCACCGAGAGCATTCTCGCCAGTCGAGAGTCTGAGCCCGCTGCCCTGCTCCAATCGCTGCGGGATCTGGGCTGCATGTTGGCGTTGGACGACTTCGGGACCGGCTACTCGTCCATGGCCTATCTGGCCGAGTTGCCCGTCGACTATTTGAAGATCGACCGCTCATTCGTCGGGGCCATGGGTTCTTCACGCAACTCACTCATCCTGGTTCGCACTCTGCTGCAGATGACTCACTCGCTCGGCTTGGTCGCCATCGCCGAAGGAGTCGAGACCATGGAACAGGCGGACCTCCTGCGCGGGATGCAGTGTGATCGGGCGCAGGGCTACCTCTTCTCCCGACCTCTCGCCCTGGAGGACCTGCTGCTCGCGCTCCGAGTGACCAGCGGAGTGCTTCCTCTGTCGTCATCGCAGTGA
- a CDS encoding amidohydrolase family protein, with protein sequence MTAIGASAGRPGSPESRACTDVIDHLRLPGIADLHVHFMPPRVMAAVWRYFESAGPLVGRDWPIRYRGSDAERVALLRSFGVELFAGLTYAHKPAMAQFLTEWSLGFAAGVRGAVATGTFFPEPGVRDYVVTAVERGCRLFKIHLQVGDFDPRDPLLDDVWGELADIGVPVVVHAGSGPMPGRFTGPGPIAQVLARHPRLSLIFAHFGMPEEVEFVSLAEQFPNCGLDTTMVETDFMREMHVLDAAVLPAIRDLGVAGRVFFGSDFPNIPYRYDHQVDVLERWELGDDWLAAVLWGNAARQFGVSVSSAEL encoded by the coding sequence GTGACTGCAATCGGTGCCTCCGCAGGGCGACCCGGGTCACCAGAGTCGCGGGCCTGCACCGACGTCATCGATCATCTGAGGCTTCCCGGGATCGCCGATCTGCATGTGCACTTCATGCCCCCACGCGTGATGGCCGCGGTCTGGCGGTACTTCGAGTCAGCCGGCCCGCTGGTGGGACGGGACTGGCCCATTCGGTACCGGGGTAGCGACGCCGAGAGAGTGGCCCTTCTGCGTTCGTTCGGGGTTGAACTGTTCGCCGGTTTGACCTATGCCCACAAGCCAGCGATGGCGCAGTTCCTGACGGAATGGTCATTGGGCTTCGCCGCTGGGGTCCGCGGAGCAGTGGCAACGGGGACGTTCTTCCCCGAGCCCGGCGTGCGCGACTATGTGGTCACCGCCGTGGAACGCGGGTGCCGGTTGTTCAAGATCCACCTCCAAGTCGGTGACTTCGATCCTCGTGATCCGCTGCTCGACGACGTGTGGGGGGAGTTGGCGGACATCGGTGTCCCCGTGGTGGTTCACGCCGGTTCCGGACCGATGCCCGGCCGATTCACTGGCCCTGGCCCAATCGCGCAGGTGCTGGCGCGCCATCCGCGCCTGTCATTGATCTTCGCTCACTTCGGCATGCCGGAAGAGGTCGAGTTCGTGTCGCTGGCGGAGCAGTTCCCGAACTGTGGACTGGACACCACCATGGTCGAGACCGACTTCATGCGCGAGATGCACGTCCTGGACGCAGCCGTTCTGCCGGCGATCCGTGATCTCGGTGTCGCCGGTCGGGTGTTCTTCGGTTCCGACTTCCCGAACATCCCTTACCGATACGACCATCAGGTTGACGTGCTTGAGCGGTGGGAACTGGGAGACGATTGGCTGGCGGCTGTCCTGTGGGGCAACGCCGCCCGGCAGTTCGGGGTGTCCGTGTCGAGTGCGGAACTGTGA
- a CDS encoding fibronectin type III domain-containing protein, which yields MRRPETAGVSWTGVTGDVTYYTVTSSPGGKQCTVPATSTVCHVPDLTAGQTYTFTVVAGNDAGIGPASTASAPVTIDPIPPDPGISIKRLATKVTSNNVRFRTKMSVFPAGEIRQKIISQPDMNPAKQWLECKKKETVEDAGTYTFSCPMGGQTRAALRKGAVKVEVTSYLKPVDDERIPVRKTWTINRKR from the coding sequence GTGCGCCGCCCTGAGACGGCTGGCGTCAGCTGGACCGGGGTCACCGGGGATGTCACCTACTACACGGTCACATCGTCGCCCGGCGGCAAACAATGCACGGTCCCGGCAACGAGCACGGTCTGTCATGTCCCCGACCTCACGGCTGGTCAGACGTACACCTTCACCGTGGTGGCCGGCAACGATGCAGGAATCGGACCAGCATCCACCGCCTCAGCCCCGGTGACGATCGACCCGATCCCCCCGGATCCCGGGATCTCGATAAAGCGCCTGGCCACCAAGGTGACGTCGAACAACGTGAGGTTCCGGACCAAGATGTCGGTCTTCCCAGCGGGTGAGATAAGACAGAAGATCATCAGCCAGCCCGACATGAACCCAGCCAAACAGTGGCTCGAGTGCAAGAAGAAGGAGACGGTCGAAGATGCGGGCACGTACACGTTCAGTTGCCCCATGGGCGGGCAGACCCGAGCTGCGTTGCGAAAGGGAGCCGTCAAGGTGGAGGTCACGAGCTACCTGAAGCCGGTCGATGACGAACGGATCCCCGTCCGCAAGACGTGGACGATCAACCGGAAGAGGTAG
- a CDS encoding DUF222 domain-containing protein yields the protein MVLVADPHEGFVPVDDPGDGLTPIADPLHGFTPVGDPLDGFLPTEAPLPYPTSQSAAPALPAVAINRAAWLRHRAAWTHAGWFDAPLRPAAQRLLMLAPGPALVAALSNLAVRGLCPADPVTGHSSLADPSAPGRVGVGRPGQPCACMIVIAAAWTAVSSWADARQTRAVVNAVGAEPVTVTCDPEDPRMGTIVDPAVDELAPALRLSPRSCAVRVASARALREQPDLMVAVEAGLVSSWAARLVTQDLQTLSAAERDVVIDRLLVRVTERHRDGLRAWTFSELRAAVTRIVARVAVDFAKARRRARQGRRVSVHDLGDGMAELIAELPADIAHRIYGRLTAISRDLSSDDSRSRDQQRADVLADLILDRPVDTAAVPDTTVPPRVNPSSAPPGSPAPGSAGPDQSAQSSSAPPGSPETRPRPRPCGHCGEADVVIDLATLLGMASDPAMLAGCGPIPSDIARELAADRAWRLWITDSTTGHLVATSASTYRPPTALARLIRAREPYCRFPGCRTTAEHCDLDHAIPWPEGSTSARNLGALCRRHHRLKTHTNWLLNTDMPAPGKGLAAGGSSAASKDFTASKVSGSETGAGAGVGSRCRRPGSTGLALDQSGRDHEL from the coding sequence ATGGTGCTGGTAGCCGATCCGCACGAGGGATTCGTACCGGTGGATGACCCAGGCGATGGATTGACACCGATCGCCGACCCACTCCACGGTTTCACGCCCGTTGGCGACCCGCTCGACGGCTTCTTGCCCACCGAGGCGCCCCTGCCCTATCCCACGTCGCAGTCAGCCGCTCCAGCCCTCCCAGCGGTCGCCATCAACCGTGCCGCGTGGCTGCGCCATCGCGCCGCCTGGACACATGCCGGCTGGTTCGACGCTCCGCTGCGCCCCGCGGCACAACGGCTACTGATGCTCGCGCCGGGCCCGGCCCTGGTCGCGGCGCTGTCGAATCTGGCGGTTAGAGGCCTGTGTCCTGCCGATCCCGTGACCGGCCATTCCTCGCTGGCGGACCCCAGCGCACCCGGCCGCGTCGGTGTCGGGCGTCCCGGGCAGCCGTGTGCCTGCATGATCGTCATCGCTGCCGCCTGGACAGCCGTGAGTTCTTGGGCGGACGCCCGCCAAACGCGGGCCGTGGTCAACGCCGTCGGAGCCGAGCCGGTCACCGTCACCTGCGACCCCGAGGACCCGCGTATGGGAACCATCGTCGACCCCGCCGTCGACGAACTTGCTCCTGCTCTTCGCCTGTCGCCACGCAGTTGCGCAGTTCGGGTGGCCTCCGCCCGGGCCCTTCGCGAGCAACCTGATCTGATGGTCGCTGTCGAGGCTGGGCTCGTGTCGTCGTGGGCTGCACGCCTCGTGACTCAGGACCTCCAAACCCTGTCGGCTGCTGAGCGCGACGTGGTCATTGACCGCCTCTTGGTTCGTGTCACCGAACGACACCGCGACGGGCTGCGGGCATGGACGTTCAGCGAACTCCGGGCTGCGGTCACCCGCATCGTGGCGCGGGTCGCGGTCGACTTCGCCAAAGCGCGACGTCGAGCTCGCCAGGGCCGCCGCGTCTCCGTTCACGACCTCGGAGACGGCATGGCCGAGTTGATCGCGGAACTTCCCGCTGACATCGCCCACCGCATCTACGGTCGGCTGACTGCCATCTCGCGCGACCTGTCTTCGGACGATTCCCGCAGCCGCGATCAGCAGCGCGCCGATGTATTGGCGGACCTCATCCTCGACAGGCCAGTTGACACCGCTGCCGTGCCGGATACGACGGTCCCGCCTCGGGTGAACCCCAGTTCCGCTCCACCGGGGTCACCCGCCCCAGGCTCCGCTGGGCCGGATCAGTCCGCGCAAAGCTCCTCCGCTCCACCGGGGTCACCCGAGACGCGCCCCCGTCCCCGGCCGTGCGGTCACTGCGGCGAAGCCGATGTTGTGATCGACCTGGCCACCTTGCTGGGCATGGCCTCGGATCCAGCCATGCTGGCCGGCTGTGGTCCGATTCCTTCAGACATCGCTCGGGAACTCGCGGCCGACCGTGCCTGGAGACTATGGATCACGGACTCGACCACTGGACACCTGGTGGCCACGTCGGCCAGCACTTACCGCCCTCCGACCGCGTTGGCCCGCTTGATCCGGGCCCGGGAACCGTACTGTCGCTTCCCGGGCTGCCGCACCACTGCGGAGCACTGCGACCTCGACCACGCCATTCCATGGCCCGAGGGTTCGACGTCCGCACGGAATCTGGGTGCTTTGTGCAGACGGCACCATCGCCTGAAGACCCACACGAACTGGCTACTGAACACGGACATGCCCGCGCCAGGCAAGGGGTTGGCGGCGGGCGGGAGTTCCGCGGCAAGCAAGGACTTCACAGCGAGCAAGGTCTCTGGTTCCGAGACCGGGGCCGGTGCCGGTGTCGGTAGCCGGTGCCGACGACCTGGCTCCACCGGCCTTGCACTGGACCAGTCCGGCCGGGATCACGAGCTATGA
- a CDS encoding arginine deiminase family protein: MSTSRGSQWDGYVTALEQVGWEPVAVPPAPDNPDSVFVEDTMVVWRDRVVIARPGAPERRAETDAAERLIRSLGYEVSRIEEPATLDGGDVLKIGERCFVGVGGRTSIDACEQLAQGLGLPAVPVPISKVLHLKSGVTALPDGTVVGYPPLVDNQAGWERFLPVPEEGGAHVVVIDDDTVLMAASAPRSAGLFEERGLRVIAVDISEYEKLEGCVTCLSVRLR, encoded by the coding sequence ATGTCGACCTCGCGCGGCAGTCAGTGGGACGGCTATGTCACCGCACTGGAGCAGGTCGGGTGGGAGCCGGTCGCGGTCCCGCCGGCGCCTGACAACCCCGACAGCGTCTTCGTCGAGGACACGATGGTGGTGTGGCGCGATCGAGTCGTGATCGCGCGCCCCGGAGCCCCGGAACGCCGTGCCGAGACCGATGCGGCCGAACGACTGATCCGATCACTGGGCTACGAGGTGTCACGGATCGAGGAGCCCGCCACCCTCGATGGTGGGGACGTCCTCAAGATCGGCGAACGCTGTTTCGTCGGGGTGGGTGGGCGAACCTCCATCGACGCCTGCGAGCAACTCGCGCAAGGCCTCGGCCTCCCCGCTGTGCCGGTTCCGATCAGCAAGGTGCTCCACCTGAAGAGTGGCGTCACGGCGTTGCCGGACGGCACGGTGGTCGGCTATCCACCGTTGGTGGACAACCAGGCCGGGTGGGAGCGTTTCCTGCCCGTTCCAGAGGAGGGTGGGGCCCATGTCGTGGTGATCGACGACGACACGGTCTTGATGGCGGCCTCGGCGCCGCGGAGCGCAGGTCTGTTCGAAGAGCGCGGTCTTCGAGTGATCGCCGTCGACATCAGCGAATACGAGAAGCTCGAAGGCTGTGTCACCTGCCTCTCGGTCCGGTTGCGCTGA